Within Acidimicrobiia bacterium, the genomic segment TCCCCAAACAGCTCGGGAACCTTGTTTTTAGCTTTAGCCAAAACCCGCACATGACGACCAGACAACACCCCAGCACCAAAACCGTTTTCGGTTTCAGGCATCTCGCGTAAATCACGACCGGTTCTAAAGATCTGGTTGGTTTCTTTACGATCACGACCACTTTGACGTTCTAACCAAGCCCCAGCTGAGCGTGACCCATCGGTTGACCAAAACATAGAAGCATCCACCAACCCAGCCAGCTGAGAAACAACAGCCTCGATCTGGGTTTGGAAACCCAACAAACCAACCAAAACCTCAGCCTGGGCCGGCGCTGACCACAAACCAACATCAACCCGCTCAACAAGCCCAACCACCTCAGACACCAAACCCAAAAACCGTTGATTCACCTCATCCGACAACATCGCCTCAAGGTCGACATCCAAGGAGCGAGAACTTGGGGAGACAGGATTTGGAATGGCACTAAATACCGGTGTGGAGAGACCTGGCGTCGAACTGTTCGCGACCGGCGTTGGGGGGTTTGGCGGGGATAAAAACGCGGACGGCGGATGCTGGGGTTTGGGTGGGGTTTCACCTCCTGGTGGAGGCGGCGGTGTGGGGTTCATTGCTTCATTGTATCGTACGGTTGTTCTTGTATCAACACGTTTTCACGTGTTTTAGCTTTTTTAGGCTGTTGTCAGGTGTTTTAGATGTTTTCAAAAGATCCAGTGTCTATTAGATGTTGTGTATACGGTCCCACGGAGTGATTCGATGCAGAGCGCCCAGGGACCCTGGTAAATGGACGATAGACAAACAAGGCCTTAATCAAACGGGACAACCGCAGGCGGATATTCCCAAACGCCACAATGCCGACAACCAGTGACACTTAGCGCCGCGCAACACCCCAACCAAGTCTGAATGTCACAGTCAGCAAGTATGGTTACACCACTTCCCTCGCAATCTGATTAGCACCGTGGAGCGCTGCCCGGGACTGCCACTGGGCACTACATCTAGCGGCTATCACTGGCCGACGAACGAATGGCGCGTCACAGATGTGGCACGAAGTTTCGTTAAATGTCAGCCATTCCCAAGCGAGCGAACGCGACACGATTGGACCTAAAGAGTAAGGTTTAGCGCCAGGAGGAAGGCCACTTTGGGCGAGCATAACTTGTTTACGCGAGTATCTAATAACGAAAAACCCGATAGAGAAACGCCCGCCAAACAACGCGGAACGAGCACCTCAAACTTTGGAGCAGGGAAACGAGAAAGCCATGACTCCAGTGCCTTCTATCGGCGTTTTCGTGCCCCGGTCATCTCAAACGACGATCACGTAGCGCCAGCGTTACCAGTAGCGAACCCGTTCGTGCTGGGCGACGCCCGCCACATGGACGCAATAGCTGATAATTCAGTGGCGCTGGTGGTTACCTCTCCGCCATATTTCGTCGGCAAGCAGTACGAAGAAGAACTGGCGCGAGACGGCATTCCCTCCACCTATCTCGAATATCTTGAAATGTTGCGAGACGTATTTGCCGAGTGCGTGCGAAAGCTGGAACCGGGCGGGCGCCTGGCCATTAACGTGGCCAACCTTGGCCGCAAGCCGTACCGCAGCCTGTCATCCGACATCATTCGGATGTTTGAAGATGACTTAGGCCTACTGCTTCGAGCAGAACTGATTTGGCAAAAGGCCGAGGGTGCCAGCGGTTCATGCGCCTGGGGCTCGTTTCGAAGCGCCGCCAATCCAGTCATCCGTGACGTGACCGAGCGCATCATTGTGGCAAGCAAAGGCCGCTTTGACCGGGCTCAGCCGCCCAAAGTCAGGGCCGCCAAAGGACTACCACACAAGAACACCTTGCCCGCCGACGACTTCATGTCACTCACCCTCGATCTGTGGCAGGTTCCACCCGAGAGCGCCACCCGGGTAGGCCACCCTGCCCCGTTTCCTATTGAACTCCCAGAAGCACTAATTCGCCTCTACACCTACGAAGACGATTTGGTGCTTGACCCGTTTATGGGCAGTGGATCAACGCTGGTGGCAGCAGCGCGGCTAGACCGGCGCTATATCGGCTACGACCTTGACCCCAGCTACGTTGAACTAGCGCAAAGACGAGTGGCCGACGCTACTGTCTCAGCTGCACAACAGCAGGAACAATCGGCGCATCACGCTTTGTCAGCGATCAGCAACAATCCTACGGGCGCGTCGGCAATGAACCTGGCCAAGTCGACCCTCGAAGAGGCTGGCTTTTCAATCACTCACACCAACCGACGGATTCCCAAGACCGGCGTTAGCGTAAGCTTTGTTGCTACCGATAAAAACCATCAGACCTGGTATTTTGAGGTAGCCGGAACTGCAGCTTCGACTCGGGGAGGCATGTTGCCAAACGATGTAGTTTGGCGGAGTTTAGGCCGAGCTCATGCTTTACGAGGTGCTGAACCTCTCACGCCACTGGTTATTCTCACCACCCAGTTGCCAAAAGCACGTAGTGAAGGTTCCCAAGCACTATTAGCTGCTGGTCCGAAAGCATTTTTCGATCTCATCACACTGGGTGATCAACCAAGCTCAGAGCGTTTGGCTATGTACGCCAGCGGTCACCACTATCAACAGCCACTCATTGGGTTCTGGAGCGACGCAGAATTATCGGCCGCGATTGTACAAGGCTGAACTTCTTGGGCCGTACCTAGAAGCGACGGCGCACACGGCAACCACCTTATACGGGCTAGTCAAACGCCATGTTTGAAGCTTGTACCGGACGCAATCGCAATGAGATTCCGCTTGCAACTTGGGTGGCAACTGTGGCCACTAACGGCACAACGATCACCAGTAGCACCACTTGAAACCACGGAAATACCACCTTGAAACTCATTCCATTACTCATGGCCGCCTTAGCGACCACGAAAGTAGGTATGAAGCCGAGCGGCACCCCAATTAGCGTGCCCGAAGCAGACAACACGGCAGCTTTGGCACCGGCTAAGCGGCCCATCGTTCGAGGCCGCGCCCCAATAGCCACCAAAACGTCACGCTCGTCTTTGGTTTCGGCCGCCGATAAGGCCAAACCCAAGGCCACCACTCCCAGTGAGAACAGAGTCGCCACTGCCACGATGGCCGAGGTGATCAGTCCTTCTGGCGGTTCCCAACGAGGCACCTGATACGAGATCCAGCTTGATAATCCACTGAAATCTCCCCATAAGCCTTCTTGAAGATCTATAAGGGCATCGGCTTGATCATCGTCAATTGGCTCCGGTGCCACAAAGACTGTCTGGAACGGCCGAAACTCGAGATTGAGCCGCCTGGCCATTGAGGGGCTGGCATATTCACCGGTGCTATCAGGCAACGGATGGGACAAAATCGTGACTTCAAATTCGTCTCGTTTATTCCCAGCTTCGTCGTATACAGATACGGAAACATCTTGGGCTTCCTTACTGTCGCCAGCACTAAGGCCCACTCCGAACATGTCGGGTGAGATTATGTAACCAGTGCGAGCTAGGCCTTCTTGAGCTTCTTTTGAAAGACCCAGCTCTTTGGCAGTTTCGGCATCTAACACTGGCACCGCCTGCCAATTCCATTCTTGTGTGAAATCGCCATCGGCTTTGAACAGCCACAGGCGCTGATCAGCCTCATGGTCGCCATTGCCAACACCTGGAATCCAGGCCTGTTCTAGCCGTAGCACGGTTGCATCGGGTACCACGGTGGTGATCTCTTCAAGCACTTCATCGGGCACTTCGACTGGTATTGATGGGGCCCACGCCTCAGCATCGGTGTCGTCAAAGGGCAGCTCTTGCGAACTAGAAACCACAACCTGGTTGGCTGGCAATGACGAGTCATAGCGCTGCCCATCACGGGCGTCGATGGTTAGCCAGGTTGTCGAGGCCGCCACCGCACCCGCCGCTACCACTGCAACCGCTGCCACGACAGCACCAGTACGTGTTCGTTGACGAGCAATGCTACGAGCCGCTAACCGGGCGGTACCCCGTAGATGCGATGCCAATGGTTCCAACTTGCCAACGATGGCGGGCGACACCGCACATGTCCCCAAGATCACACCCAAAGCACCAACTACGCCAGTGACAACAAACAGCCAAAGGCCCGAATCATTGCCGCCATTTAAGCCCTGCGCCCCAACCGTTGCCACGGCTAAAAGCACCAAACCCGCGGCTACCGCAATACCACCCCGTGCCACCAACTTCGCCGGGTAAGGACCTACCGGACGACGACCGGACAACGCTTGTAGAACCGAGGTACGCAAGGCCACACGAGCTGGAATCAAAGCAGCACCGGTGGCGGCCAATGTGGCCAAAACAACTATCGGTAGCAGATCGAACAGGTGAACATCGTAACCGTTAAGGCGATAGTTGACGGCCCGTTCCACCAAGGGTTGGAAAAGATGCAGGCCACCTAAGGCCAGCGCCACTCCAATCACGCCCCCAACAAGACCAATCACCGTGCCCTGTAAGAACAGCGCAGCTCGCAAAGTCCCGACGCTCGCCCCATTCCCCATCAGCTGCCCAATCAGCAACAACTGTCGCCGTGCTGTTACCGCAAAGGCTGCGGCGATCACCACCCCCACGATGGTGAAAGCAAGAGCACCGCCCATCCATGACCACACAATGGTCTCTTGGGCCACCGAAACTTCTTCAAAATGGTAATAAGGTCGTTCAAACGGCCCGCTACTCACCAAATTAAACAGGTCAGGATCCGCAATTTTTGGGGTATCGTCATCGAATCTGGGTCCGTTCCAGCGGATAAGGGTGATGAGATTGGGCTCGATATTCTCCCCGAGCATTTCGGCCATAACCTCAGCGCCACGGGCCGAGTCAACCAGAATGGCACGCCGAGACAGATCACCATTCCAATTAATGGTGCCAACTACTTCTGCGGAAAAAGGCTGGGGTCGTGTCAACTCAAGCCGATCACCCACACCAAGATGCAAAGCCTTGGCCAATGATGCCGACAATACAACTTCATCGGTGCCACTTGGCAAACGGCCACTTAGATCCCCTGTCACCCCCGACACCATCGGGTCATCCACTGGCAAATCAGTGACCACGGCCCAGGACCGCTGCCCTTGTCCGTCTCGAATCCGAAACCACCAATTTCGAAACTCTAAGCCAGTGGAGTTCTCCTCCAAGAGCGTATAAAGCTGCGAATCAGCAGTGGAGACCGAACCGTCGGAGTTGAAATCGGAATCGGACACATCACGCCAACGTTCGTAGTCGCTCATGGAACCTCGCACCACGAAATCGGCGCCACCCCAATTGCTTGCAAAGCGCTCCGCCGATGTGCGATCGGTGGTGCGAACCATCACACCAAAGCTGGTTAGCACCAGCACTGGCGCAATAACCAGCATCATGACGATCAAAGTTCGCCAAGGTCGACGAATAACTTCTCGCCGGGCCAGTCGGGTCGCAACTCCCCATGAGGTCATGGCAATACCGTTCCTTCTGCTATAGCCGACGAGCTCATGATCGATTCGTCAACCACTTGTCCATCACGTAGGTAAATAACGCGATCGGCCCAAGCGGTAAAGCGGGGTTCGTGGGTGACCAACAAGATGGCAGTACCGCGATCTTTTGCCAGACTGGCCAGCAAGTTGATCACCGCATCTGCAGCCAACGTGTCAAGGGAACCGGTCGGCTCGTCTGCCAAGAGCACTTTGCGAGTACCCGTAATAGCTCGAGCGATAGCAATACGTTGTTGCTGACCGCCTGAAAAGTCATCGGGATACCTGCTTAGGCCATCGCCCAATCGCACCCGCTCCAGGGCTTCAGCCGCTTGGTGGCGGGCTTGGCGACTACCCAAACCATCGAGCTCGAGGGGTAGCATCACGTTCTCCATTGCGGTCAAACTTGGAATGAGATTTAGCCGCTGAAACACGTAACCCACGTCGTTTCTACGTAGACTCGCCAGCTCTTGGGCCGAGATGTCACCCAGATTGCGCCCGGCGGTGACAACTTGGCCTGAAGTGGGTCGCTCAAGTCCGCCCGCCACATGCAACAAGGTAGATTTTCCACAGCCCGACGGTCCCATTACGGCCACCAGCTCACCGGGAAATACGTTGAAGGTAACGTTGTTAAGAGCCCGAATCTCGGTGCTCCCGCTGCCAAAAACTTTGGTGACGGCCTCAAATGAGACCACAGCATTTGAATTCATCGGCGGTTCCTCCGCATCAATCCGAGACGATTAGGTCGGGGTGGGTTCGTATCGGCTCTATGGCCTGGGTCTGCCCCGGCTTCGGGGCCACCGGTCGTTGTTAAATCTTTCAGGTCAGCAACAATCCGGGCCTCACATCGGTCGAGCCAGCGCAAATCAGCCTCGGTTCGCATCAACACGGCGTCGTCTAATAACGCAGCCGCAAACGTGGTCGGACTTTGGCCCAACTCACCAGAGTGGTTAGCCCCAGTTGTAATGGCGGCCTGTCGACGAGCGTGAAGAATTTGTGCCAAGGCACTTCGTTGTCGAGACAGCACCGCCAGCGCATGTTCTTTGCCGTGGGGAAGCGCCAGCAACAACTTGATCAACAACTCATCACGCGGCGGGGGCCCATCATTGGGTACCGCCTCCCACCAATCTTCCAACTCATCATGGCCAGCATCGGTAAGGCGATAGAGCTTCTGGTCATCGGTTTCTTCCATCACCACTAAACCGTCTCGCTCAAGTCGATCGAGGGTGGTGTAAACCTGGCCGACGTTAAGCGGCCAAGTCCCGCCGGTAGCGGTTTCAAAATGTGTTTTCAGGGCGAACCCATAACTCGGGCCTTCCGCCAAGAGGGAAAGAATCCCTTCACGCACGCTCACATACTCAGTATGCATACTCAGTATGGTGGCTGTCAAGAGCTCGTATGTGGCAACCCTGGCGAAGGTGGGGTAACGTGCCAGTGCCTGGCAACCTTGCCAGGTGATTTGAGATAAGCGAAGTCCGGTGAGAATCCGGCGCTGTCCCGCAACTGTGATTCCTTTTTGGATAAGCCAGGTCGCCTGATCTCATTTCTACGAATGCACCCTCGGAGGAAGGGCAAGTTCGTCCGGTGCTTAGGCGTCGGCCGGCTCAACCTCCGCTAGATGGAGGTTGAAATGAAAAAACTCCCGCTGTTAGCAACAGTTCTAACAGCACTGGCGGCCCTGCTACTCGCAGCTTGTGGCACGAACGACAATGGCAATAGCAGCGCCAATAACGCCAGCACTAGCGCCAGCGCCGACGAGCAAACCACCAACAGCACCGCCAAAAACAGCGCTAACAACGAAAACGGCGACGGAGAATTCCCAATCACGGTGGTCGGCAGCAACGGCCAAGTGACCATCGAGGCCCGACCTGAAGCCATCATCTCGCTATCGCCCACCGGTACCGAGATGCTCTTCGCCATTAGTGCGGGCGACCAGGTAATCGCGGTAGATACCTACTCGTACTACCCCGCCGAAGCTCCGGTCAGTGATCTCTCGGGTTTCCAACCCAACGTCGAAGCCATTGCCGCCTATGAACCTGACTTGGTGGTGATGTCAAAAGACCCCGGCGACGTGGAAGACGCCCTAGGCCAAATTGGTATTCCGGTCTTGGTGCTTTCCTCAGCGGTAGAGCTAAATGACACCTATACCCAAATCGAAACCTTGGGTGCCGCCACTGGCAACATCGCAGACGCCGCCGCACTGGTGGCCAAGATGCAAAGCGAAATCAACGAAATTGTGGCGTCGCTGCCAGCCAATCCACCAACACAAACCTATTACCACGAACTCACCGACGGCCTTTATTCGGTTAGCTCGAACACCTTTATTGGCCAGGTTTACTCGCTGCTTGGCCTGAAAAGCATTGGCGATGAAGCCGAAGGCGTGGCCGCGTCGGGTGGATATCCGCAGCTTTCCGCTGAATTCATAGTGAACGCCGACCCCGATTTCATCTTCCTGGCCGACGCCTTGTGCTGCGATCAAAACCTCAACACCGTTGCGGCCCGACCAGGTTGGGACAACCTTGCTGCGGTCACCAACAGCCGTGTTATTGAACTAGATGATGACATCGCTTCGCGTTGGGGTCCTCGCATTGTTGACCATCTCCGCCTCGTGGCCGACGCCGTCACCACAGCGCTGGCTGAATCGTAGATCTATCACCACCTAGGAGACGCCGCCATGATTTTATTTGGTTCCAACGTAGACACTGAGCTGCTGGCCTTGCGGTCAATCATCGACGATCTGCCAGAAGAACTTGGCCCAGTTGATTGGTTCAATCCCGACCGCATTGAAGGGTTACCACCACTAGATCAAGTTTCAATGGTCGTGCTTAGGCTCTTAGGTGGTGAAGAGGCCTGGTCTCCTAACTTTCGACAATTACAGCAGGTATGCCAAGAGCTAAACATTGCGTTGGTTGCAGCTGGTGGGGAAAACCACCCTGACGCCGAGCTGTTGGAAGCCTCCAGCGTGCCGAGTGGCGTGGCCGAAGAAGCACATCGCTACCTAAGCGCTGGTGGGCCCGAGAATGTTGGCAATCTTCTCCGTTTTCTTTCCGACACCGTCAACATGACTGGAGTCGGCTTTGACCGGCCAATCGAAATTCCCGAATACGGGGTTTGGAATGGGGCGGGATTAGGCAAAACCGGTCTTCCTCGAAACCCTTCACGGCCTTTGGTGGCAGTGGTTTTCTACCGTGCCCACTTGGTGGCTGGCAATACCTCGTATGTGAGTGATCTTTGCCGGGCCATAGAAGATGCCGGAGGCGAGGCCATCGCGATTTGGACCTATTCACTTCGGCGAGACAACGCCGATGGCACCGTTGCAGCCTTAAGTTTGTGTGTTGAATACGGGGCCGATGTGATCATCACCTCAACTTTGGCGGCTGGTTCGGCGGCCGATGACGGCGACGACTGGTATGTACCTGGTTTGGCCGAAGTCTCGGTGCCAGTGATTCAAGCCCCAGCCACCAGCAGGTCCCGTCAAGAATGGTTAGAAGACGACGCTGGCCTCCCGCCCCACGATGTTGCCACCGGGGTTGCCATCCCTGAATTCGATGGTCGAATCATCGGGCCTACCTACGCCTTCAAAGAAGTTGTGGATGAAGGAAGCCACCCCGGTGCCGAAATTATTGCCACCCGGGCTGACCCCGAACGCAGCGCACACCTGGCCCGACTCGCCATTGCCCATGCCGAACTCGGCCGGGTTGAAACGTCGCAACGCCGTATCGCCATAGTGCTCTCGGCGTATCCCACTAATCGTTCTCGTTTAGGCAACGCCGTAGGGCTAGACACTCCCTCATCTACCATTAGCTTGCTAAACGCCCTGGCTAGTGAGGGATACCAACTCAACATCATTCCAACCAATGGTGATGCGTTGATGGATGAACTTGCCACCAACTTTACCTACGATCAGCCCCAACTAAGCGCTGCCCAGCTACAAGCCGCCGCCGGTTCGTTTAGCGCTACGGACTACCAAAATTGGTTCCGCACCCTGCCCGATGACGCCCAGTCGCTGGTAGAAAACGTGTGGGGTGACGCTCCAGGTGAGGTGTATTTTCACGAAAATGCTCTACATTTTCCCGGCCTCGACCTTGGAAACGTGCTGGTTAGCATTCAGCCGCCCCGAGGTTTTGGCACCGACCCGATAGGCACTTATCACGCTCCCGACCTACCCCCACCGCACCACTATCTAGCGTTTTATCGCTGGCTCGCCACCCCGCAGGACGAAGGTGGTTGGGGTGCTCACGCCATTGTGCATCTTGGTAAACACGGCAGCCTGGAATGGCTACCCGGCAAGGCGCTAGCCCCAGCAGCTGGGTGTTTCCCATCAGCGGCCTTGGGTGAAGTGCCGTTCTTTTATCCGTTTGTGGTTAACGACCCTGGCGAAGGTGCCCAAGCTAAGCGCCGCACCCATGCTGTCATCATTGACCACCTGCCACCGCCGCTGACCAGGGCCGACACCTACGACGATTTGGCTCGGTTGGAACAGCTGCTCGATCTTTACGCCCAAAGCCAAGGCATGGACCCGGCGAAACTGCCTGCACTGCGGGCCCAGGTGTGGGATTTAATGGTGCAAGCCGAAATTCATAGAGATTTGGATTTGGGTGACCATCGGCCCGACGACACCGACTTCGATGACCTGTTAGTTCACGTAGACGGCTACTTGTGCGCACTCAAAGACGCCCAGATTCGCGGTGGTTTGCACACCTTGGGTCGCGGTCCTAGCGGTGATGAACTTGTTGAAACCATTTTGGGGGTGACCCGTCTGCCCCAAGGTAACGTACCGTCGCTGCGTGAGAGTGTGGCTGCCAAACTCGGTATCGATCTCACCCAAGAAATTCGCAGTGAGATAGACCTGGTTGAGGCCGAGTGTCGCCAGCAGGTTGAGGCCTTGGCCTCCAATGGTTGGGCCTGCGAGGAAACTGACAATGAAACGTTGCAATGGGTTAGCAAAACTCTGGTTCCAAACTTGGCCCGAACCAGCGACGAGGTTACCAACCTCATCGCCGCCTTGGCAGGCCGTCCAGTACCCAGCGGGCCAAGCGGCGCACCTAGTCGAGGGGCGGCCCATGTGCTTCCCACCGGACGGAATTTCTATTCGCTCGACCCTAAAGCGGTGCCGTCACCCCTTTCGTGGGAGGTCGGTAACGCCCTCGCCAACAAGCTGCTAGAGCGTCAGCTCAAAGAAAGTAACGAGTACCCCCGCACAGTTGGATTGGTGCTTTGGGGAACCGCCGCCATGCGCACCGCGGGTGACGACGCCGCTATGGCCTTGGCCCTGCTGGGCGTAAAACCCGAATGGAACCCAGAGAACCAACGCATAACCGGCCTTCGTGCCATACCGATAGAAGAACTGGGCCGCCCCCGGGTAGATGTCACGCTGCGGATAAGCGGTTTCTTCCGCGATGCCTTCCCCCATATGATTGCTTTGTTGGATGACGCGGTGGCGCTGGTGGCTTCCCTCGATGAAAGCGACCGCGACAACCCTATTCGGGCCGCTGGAGTTGAGGATGCTCGCCTCTGGGGTCCACCACCTGGTGGTTACGGCTCGGGTTTGCTTGAAATGTTGGCGGATCGGTCGTGGCGTAGTGAAACCGACCTGGCCGAGGTGTATTTGGCCTGGTCGGGCTTTGCCTACGGTCGTAACCGCTTTGGTGAAGCACAACCCGAGGGTATGCGTCGACGCTTCGGTGCCATCGAAATAGCCGTCAAGAATCAAGACAATCGTGAACACGATATTTTCGATTCGGGAGACTACGCCGAAGAACATGGCGGCATGGTGGCAGCGGTAAAGGCGTTACGCGGTGAAGCCCCCAAAGCCTGGTTTGGTGACTCATCGAACCCGGCCAATCCCCAAGTGCGGTCATTGAAGGAAGAAGCCGCCCGGGTAGTACGGAGCCGGGTCCTTAACCCGAAGTGGATTGAGGCCATGCAACGACACGGATACAAAGGCGCTTTTGAGTTGGCCGCCACGGTTGATTATTTGTTCAACTACGACGCCACCACCCAGGTCGTAGATGACTGGATGTATGAACAGGTGACCCAGGCCTATGTGGCTGATCCGGCCATGCGAAAGTTTTTCGAGGCTTCGAACCCCTGGGCGTTGACGTCGATTGCCGAAAAGCTGTTAGAAGCCGACGAGCGTGACTTATGGGACGCCTCTAAGGAAGCCCGCCAAAATTTAGTCGATGCCATTCTCGAAGCCGAAGGTTGGGAAGAGTCCCGATGAGCGCCAAATCCTTTGGTTTCCACCGAGTAGTCGGGCAAGAGGACGCCAAACTGGCACTCACCCTGGCCGCGGCCGACCCCAAAATTGGTGGCGTTTTGCTGCGGGGTCACAAAGGTTCGGCCAAGACCACCTTGGCGCGGGGCCTGGCCGAGCTGTTACCAAACGCGCCGTTCGTGGAATTGCCCTTGGGCGCCACCGAGGACCGATTGGTGGGCACCATCGACACCACCGCCGCCCTAAGCGGTGAGGGCATAAAGTTTCAGCCCGGTTTATTGGCCGAGGCCCATGGTGGGGTGCTGTATGTGGACGAAATAAACCTGTTAGCCGACCATTTGGTTGACACCTTGTTAGACGTGGCGGCTTCGGGTGAAAACATTGTGGAGCGCGACGGTTTATCGCATCGTCACCCGGCTCGATTTGTGTTGATCGGGTCGATGAACCCTGAAGAAGGCGAGCTGCGGCCCCAACTGCTTGACCGCTTTGGTTTCTGCGTAGAAATTACTGCGCCCACCGAGCTTGCAACACGTGTACAGGCTGTTGCTACCAGGCTTCACTTCGATGGTTTGAGCCTGGGCAACCCGCCCATGCCAAACGAGCACGAAGCCCGACTCCTACCCAAGCCGGGCCAAAACACCGCTCGGGCCGCCATTTCCCAGGAAATACTAGAAGCGGCGTCACGCTTAGCACTTGAAGTTGGGGCAGAAGGTTTACGGGCCGACATTGCATTGTGTAGGGCTGCAGCCACGCTGGCTGAGCTGCAACAACAACTAGAGGTAACCGAAGAAGAACTCCGCCGAGTGGCCCCACTGGTGTTGGCGCATCGCAGCCGCCGAGGGCCGTTCGATCCACCTACCCTTGATGAAGAACGGTTAAACCAAGCACTAGAGACAGCCTTCGATCAACCAAGCGAAGAGCGCAATGAGGAAACTTCTAGTGAACCCCACAACACCAGCGACGAATCAACCGACGGCAACAATGAGGCACCAGTAGACAACCGTTCATCGTCGCAACCCCAGAAACCCATGGCGCTAGGCCAGGCCCGCACTATCGTTTCTCCACCACCACGTGAGGTTGCATCGAGCCGAGGTCGTTTTGTACGCGACCTAGAACATCGCCCCGGAGACCCGGTGGCCGTGCTATCAACCGTTCGTTCCTTCGCCCAACGCCGTAGTGCCGACCCCACCGCAGAAATATCGGCCCGTGATCTTCGGAGTGAGCAACGCAGCGAACCAGCCCAACAGACCATTGTGATTTGTGTTGATCTAAGCGGATCTATGGGCGCACAAGAGCGCAGCGAACTTGCCACTGGGGTGGTACTTGGGCTGTTAGGAAGCGCCTATCAACAGCGTTACCGCGTGGCGCTAGTCACCTTTGCTGGCGAGGGGGCCGACTTGGCACTTTCGCCAACCTCCAGCGTGGAAGTAGCACGCAACCGCCTCCACAATCTCTCAACCGGCGGCCCTACCCCGCTCGCCGAAGGTTTATCGCTTGGCCAACAAACCTGCCAAAACGCGGCTCGAAGTGGAAGTGAAGCCCACCTCATGGTCATAACCGATGGGCGAGCAACAGGAGACGCCAACGCCATGGAGGGCGCCTTAGCGGCCGCCCGCAAAATTCGGGATCGAGGAATTCAGTCCACCGTTTTGGACTGTGAAAGCGGGGCCGTGCGTTTGGGGCTCGCCGAGACACTTGCTACCGCCAT encodes:
- the cobN gene encoding cobaltochelatase subunit CobN, with product MILFGSNVDTELLALRSIIDDLPEELGPVDWFNPDRIEGLPPLDQVSMVVLRLLGGEEAWSPNFRQLQQVCQELNIALVAAGGENHPDAELLEASSVPSGVAEEAHRYLSAGGPENVGNLLRFLSDTVNMTGVGFDRPIEIPEYGVWNGAGLGKTGLPRNPSRPLVAVVFYRAHLVAGNTSYVSDLCRAIEDAGGEAIAIWTYSLRRDNADGTVAALSLCVEYGADVIITSTLAAGSAADDGDDWYVPGLAEVSVPVIQAPATSRSRQEWLEDDAGLPPHDVATGVAIPEFDGRIIGPTYAFKEVVDEGSHPGAEIIATRADPERSAHLARLAIAHAELGRVETSQRRIAIVLSAYPTNRSRLGNAVGLDTPSSTISLLNALASEGYQLNIIPTNGDALMDELATNFTYDQPQLSAAQLQAAAGSFSATDYQNWFRTLPDDAQSLVENVWGDAPGEVYFHENALHFPGLDLGNVLVSIQPPRGFGTDPIGTYHAPDLPPPHHYLAFYRWLATPQDEGGWGAHAIVHLGKHGSLEWLPGKALAPAAGCFPSAALGEVPFFYPFVVNDPGEGAQAKRRTHAVIIDHLPPPLTRADTYDDLARLEQLLDLYAQSQGMDPAKLPALRAQVWDLMVQAEIHRDLDLGDHRPDDTDFDDLLVHVDGYLCALKDAQIRGGLHTLGRGPSGDELVETILGVTRLPQGNVPSLRESVAAKLGIDLTQEIRSEIDLVEAECRQQVEALASNGWACEETDNETLQWVSKTLVPNLARTSDEVTNLIAALAGRPVPSGPSGAPSRGAAHVLPTGRNFYSLDPKAVPSPLSWEVGNALANKLLERQLKESNEYPRTVGLVLWGTAAMRTAGDDAAMALALLGVKPEWNPENQRITGLRAIPIEELGRPRVDVTLRISGFFRDAFPHMIALLDDAVALVASLDESDRDNPIRAAGVEDARLWGPPPGGYGSGLLEMLADRSWRSETDLAEVYLAWSGFAYGRNRFGEAQPEGMRRRFGAIEIAVKNQDNREHDIFDSGDYAEEHGGMVAAVKALRGEAPKAWFGDSSNPANPQVRSLKEEAARVVRSRVLNPKWIEAMQRHGYKGAFELAATVDYLFNYDATTQVVDDWMYEQVTQAYVADPAMRKFFEASNPWALTSIAEKLLEADERDLWDASKEARQNLVDAILEAEGWEESR
- a CDS encoding ATP-binding protein, producing the protein MSAKSFGFHRVVGQEDAKLALTLAAADPKIGGVLLRGHKGSAKTTLARGLAELLPNAPFVELPLGATEDRLVGTIDTTAALSGEGIKFQPGLLAEAHGGVLYVDEINLLADHLVDTLLDVAASGENIVERDGLSHRHPARFVLIGSMNPEEGELRPQLLDRFGFCVEITAPTELATRVQAVATRLHFDGLSLGNPPMPNEHEARLLPKPGQNTARAAISQEILEAASRLALEVGAEGLRADIALCRAAATLAELQQQLEVTEEELRRVAPLVLAHRSRRGPFDPPTLDEERLNQALETAFDQPSEERNEETSSEPHNTSDESTDGNNEAPVDNRSSSQPQKPMALGQARTIVSPPPREVASSRGRFVRDLEHRPGDPVAVLSTVRSFAQRRSADPTAEISARDLRSEQRSEPAQQTIVICVDLSGSMGAQERSELATGVVLGLLGSAYQQRYRVALVTFAGEGADLALSPTSSVEVARNRLHNLSTGGPTPLAEGLSLGQQTCQNAARSGSEAHLMVITDGRATGDANAMEGALAAARKIRDRGIQSTVLDCESGAVRLGLAETLATAMGAYYQPIDQLESAKIVDLITTTNQTH